The DNA sequence GGAGAACTTTTAACCACTAAAATCTAAAGTCGGTGAAATAAACTAGGTTTCTCAAACTCAAGCAAATGACTTCAGACTTCAGCCTGATCTAACACTCCTGATAAGCCAACATCTGATCTGCACAATCAGGCATGTTGTATCCCAGATAAAAACAACACCCTAAAAGTATGTGACTCACTTTGGGCCGTCCTGAATCAGCGAAGGCACATATTTGTTGCAGAGCACCCACTCAAGGTCCTTCCTAAAACTCCACGAAGAAAATTACGCATTAAATACAGAAGAAACACCTCAGATCGTTTAAACCAGTTCTTCCAGCAgttagtagagctgggcaatatgatgatatttcatCGTATCGTGATCAATATGACAATATGCTTCtttaagcatatcgaggatatgaTCAGTGCTTAAATAAGACTGATGCGCTGCaggtttcagctgcagctgcctggtttaactggataaaatgcagcacatttccttaaaaatcactgtactaaaGATGTGTGTTTGAGCggtagtttttaaaaatccatCACGCATTTTGTCTGCGATCACGTCTATCCTGATGAATATTGTGCATTGTGAAATTATCTTAAAATATCGTGATACAATATTTTCCCCATATCGCCCAGTGTGATTTTCTAgcagtaaataaacaataacagtCAAGAAAACACACCAGAAATACACCAGTCAGAACAAGGGGCTGATatgtgggttttaagaagaataCAAGCTTGGCTGCTGACTCCTTTATGAACTCCAGCCACTGTATTGTCAATTTGATGATAGACTTGTTTATTGGGACTGATTTGAtcgatttgattgattgattaaactTGATTGCATTGtctctttgtttatttatattcactctaatgtcatacctgctctctctctgggcaAGCAGCAAGCGGGCCTCCTCAAAGTCTCCTTCCACAGGAGCCTTCCCTTCAGCTATAGCCTGGTACAGCTTTTTCTTGCTGgatgcagagggagccagaaCAGGGGTGTggagaggtggtggaggtggaggtggaggtggaggtggaagaGGGGCAGGAGGGAGATCCACCGACATGATCTCTTTCCAGCTTGTCACACTAATAAGTGAGAAAACAGTGGAGCAGCAAATAAACAAAGGTTCCTTAGGCAGTCACAGACATTAGGCCGGTGGTTGTCCCCTCCAGACGTGAGGACCCACTGCCCCGGACAGTGAGTCCTGGAGGTattctctgattctctctcaAGTTCATGAAGACCCTAGTAATTAGGTGATGAgcttggatcaggtgtgttagtggGGATAGATGATACTGTGCAGGGCAGCAGGTCGACCCCAGGACTGGAGCTGAGAACCACTGGTGTAGGCAACAGATCCAGGCCAATGAAATTGAGGACAGAGGGCATTAATACAGGGTGGCATTGCTGATCAATATAATGACCTACAGACCTCCTTCAGAACTTCACCAGTGtccagagagagagcacgacAGCCTCCAGACTCCAGACACCTCTTCCTAATAAGGGCATGACATAGGGGTCACCACAATCGGACATGTTTACagcaaattagatttttttattgctttaaacAATCATTTATCTGTGTAAACTgtcaaataaatcaataaaggcACAGTTGTCTTAAAATCGAGTCAAAATAAAGGAAATTCAACCACTTACAGCTCCAACACAGACCGGTGCTACAGCGCAGCTGCACGCAGCCTAGCCCCACCAATCAGATCACGGAACTCGCAAGGGCAGCGTCCACTAGCCAATGAGAATCAGATACGGCGACTTTATCTGGAGACAACTGTCCAATTGCAGGGCTTGTTTTCTGGGAGGCGGGACTTCCTGAGAGGGTCACGGCCGGTATCGGTTCCCTTGCGGCGTGTTGGTGTGCTAGCTAGCAGCCTGGTTGTAAGGGCGTAGTTTGTTGTTTTCTAACCAAtgtaagtcattattttcatcttttattacatttacgCGTTTATATTGTTGCAAATGTTGTTTTTCTGTAAGAAAAGTTGTGAAATTGAGCTTAAAATACAGGCAtgcgagctagctagcttaggCTGTGTCTTAAATCGCTCCCTATTGCTTATCTAGTGCACTAGATAGGCGACGATGTTGTGGCACTTTACATTAGAGTAGTGCACTAAATGTAGTGCGCGGAGGAGCAATGTGGGAGTGAGCCTTTATTAGCGGCTACTTGTAGCTAGGCTAGCTAGCTGTAAGCGCTGTAAGCTCCACGTTTCCGTTTTTATTggcttttatttaatttctcaACGTTTTTAAGTTTATACAACTTAGTTGAAAATAACTGTGTTAATAATTTTTATCCTAGCTACATTTAAAGTCACCGAGCGCTacaagctagttagctagctagcctagcAGGCTAACCACATTACTCCACAgtatgttagctagctagctgtctaGCCTCCTGCCAAGCTAATAGCTTTTGTGTttgccttgccttgccttgGTTTGGTAGCACAGCTCCCTAGAAGGATGGCTGCCCAGGAGCTGCGTCTGAATCACACCATTTACATCAACAACTTGAATGAGAAAATCAAGAAGGATGGTAAGTTTGTCTTCAGCCTGATGTTTAGGGATGATTAGCAGTGTCCTGCTGGAGGGAATTCCACTTAGGACCAGGTTTTGCTGGTATGAGCTGGCCtctgatggtcaaggtggttgaaaagctggtcgtTAAGTGGAAaacatccggtccaacacggccagactctgcaatagcttcttcccccaagccatcagacgtctcaactccagagactgaactgatgtgtTTCTGctccatgctctctctctatctctatctctatctccctctccctccaaccatttaccccagacaatatggaaaacattttgcactaataactttactacctcactggactcaatatttattgcacactgcataatttgcacactacccctaattatgtattattctgtctgcactgtgtccacgtggttggtgtggcgcaacagataacaccactacctgccagtgagctaccacaccatgtgggagactgggtgactatgggtggctatgctgtgctacaccaataagagtccttgggcaagactcctaacactacattggtccaacgctgtaatacgagtaaccttgtaagtcgctctggataagagcgtcagctaaatgatTTCTGTTTTTATCTATGATGATAGAAATCTATGATttctaaatgccataaatgtccATGTTGctccatggtcctggaggaacgttgttccGTTTccctgtgtactctgtatgtagttgaaatgaccataaaacccacttgacttgatttgacttgacCTTAGCATGGCCAGCTTGACCCATCTAGGCATACAGCTGTCCATACTAGTGGAACACTGTGGttaggctggtcatgctggtcaaccactgTTATCATGGAAGTTAGGCTGggcaacaagcttggtcatgctggttgaccagctaggTCTGGTTGGTCATGAtgacggaccaatagaaatcatACACTCTACTGGTTAAGaggtgttttattaatatttctttTGTGTGTCTAAAACTGTGTTCTAATAATCTTGCTTTTGTCTTCAACCACAGAATTGAAGAAATCCCTTTATGCcattttctcccagtttgggCAAATCCTGGACATCCTTGTGTCCCGCACCCTTAAGATGAAGGGTCAGGCCTTCGTCATTTTCAAAGAAGTCAACAGTGCTTCCAACGCTCTGAGATCTATGCAGGGTTTCCCGTTTTATGATAAACCCATGGTATGCCACTATCCGTAACCACGGTAACTGCACTCTTGGCCAGTTGACCGAGATTGGCTCCTGttgcatttattaaaaaccTGCTGAAAATTTTGTTCCACTGTTTCAGCGCATTCAGTATGCTAAGCAGGACTCCGACATTATTGCGAAGATGAAGGGTACGTACGTGGAGCGGGACCgtaagaaggagaagaagaagcctAAAAGTACTGAATCGGCTGCCTCGAAGAAGGGCGTGCCAGCTGCTGCCCCTGGCATGGCTGGAGTACCTGCTGCTATGCCTGTGAGTCTGTAATAGAAGCTAAATCTTTGTGTTCgtgtgatgtttttttaagcCTGATGTTCGAGCAAGGTTTATAATCTGATGATGAATTACTTGCTTTATTTTGAAGGGAATGCCTCCAATGAGTCAAGCTCCTCGTATGATGCCAATGCCAGGCCAGCCTCCTTACATGCCTCCTCCTGGTATGATGCCTCCTCCCGGTATGGGACAGATGCCCCCAGGTGCCATGCCTCCAGGTCAGATGATGCCGGGGCAGATGCCTGGCCAGATGCCTCAGCAGGTATGCAGTAGGGACTACACACAGCCCAGTTCAACTCATGTTAACGTTTTAGACTTTAAATAAATATCTGTCCTTTTTCTTGTAGGTGTCAGAAAACCCACCCAACCATATCCTGTTCCTCACCAACCTGCCGGAGGAGACAAACGAGCTTATGCTGTCCATGCTCTTCAACCAGTAAGTGATTGATGATGCTTGTTAATTTAGCTTGCCATCTTCTTGCTTCCATCAAACTGATTGTGTGACTGAAAAGGCTTAAGGTTGTTTTCCGTCTCTAATTTATCACATGCAGTGCTTCCACAACTGGTAGGGAGACCTGAAGAGAGCAAGGTCAACTATGCTCTCTCAAGGCCCCAACTGCTAATGgccagcagcatgaccgggattcaatCCAGCGATCCTTTGGTCGTCCTTATCCTGCTGGACCACACTGGCTAAATTTATTTTTTGGTTATATTTGGCTTCCTGTGGTGCTCACATGTCtcgtctccctctctttttctaagGTTCCCAGGGTTCAAAGAGGTGCGTCTCGTTCCTGGTCGTCATGACATCGCTTTCGTGGAGTTTGACAATGAGGTGCAGGCAGGTGCCGCCAGGGAAGCACTGCAGGGCTTCAAGATCACTCAGACCAACGCCATGAAGATCTCATTCGCCAAGAAATAACCGTCCAGTCTCGAATGCTGATTAGAGTTCCATAGGGGAATAGTGTATATACCTACAGTATAAGCAGGCTTCTGtgctctgcatctgtgtgaggagATGTAGAGTTCAGAAGTGTGAACAGGACTGTTCTCCATCTACTGTGTAGTCACATTCAGGGACGAGGTAAATTTGGTTATTAATGGTCATGTCAGTGCTGTGCCTAAGAGCAGGCATTCTGAACATCTGGATGGAAGGTAAGGACTCTTTCATACCAGCAGCGCGTCCAGTTgtattggtttttttttttttttttcttcttccactCCGTTAGCAAGAGGATTTGCGTTGGAGTTTGTAAGTAGCTTTTTGGTTTTATACTTGGTTTTGCTTTAACACTCTCTCTCGTGTTCAAAAGCATTGCACCCAGAGTCTGGCCTGCCCAGACATCACACCTGGAgcttttgttttaattaaagaTGTTCTTACTAAAACAAACTGCTGTTTGTCTATAACTTGATTAACTGTATGTAGGGAATGTCTAATATTCTTGATCACACTGTCCTGAAATGTGGTAAAATTACTGACGCATGATCTCTGGTGGCTAATTTATTTGACAAGATTAAGATAACTGGAGAAAATGCACCGTTATTCAGTAAACGATTAAGCAGGACTGAACAATTGTCAGTCTTCCATAATGCTAATCCTGCTCAATTTCCTGATATGCAACTGATATGTACATGAAGTGTCCCCATTGGTCCAGATTTCCTGTACCtggttttaaaaatatacatttttataagaAGTGGTGAAGGTTTGTGTGGCGCATTAGTTGCTGCTAGAGTAAGTTTAGCAGTAGAGTATAATTTAGCAGAGGAATGGCTTCTTGgtttaacctttaaaaaaataaaataaaataaaaataataaaaaataaaaatggagacgtgtttaaaaaactttttaaaaatatatatatttatagtgtcAAACTAGAAATCTCCACCACACCAAATAAAGCCCTTATATTTACTCCAAAGTAAATGCTTGTCCTTTGAGGATTTTGTGTAGTGTTgacttattttatatatttattgacaTTTAAAGTTTTAGGTTAACTTTCCTATAAGGTAATTCCTCCAGATAAATGTATAGGGCTGTAACATGGAGGAATCAAAATTTACTCGATGCACAAATGTGGTGTTGAATAGGATGTATAGTCTGTGAATTATGATGGTTGATGCAGTTTGCAGATGCACCACGTTCATGACCGGCCAGCATGTTCACCCAACATGCCAAACTGCTTGCCTGCTTCCCTGCTCTAGTCTCAGCTCAGTCCAATTCTGCTAAAAATGAGCGTGTTGATGTGAGCTGCACTGTTAGTTACAGCACTGttaaatatagtaataatagaAATATGCTAGATATTAGCAATACTATAACTCATTAGCTAGTATATTACTAAAATTGTGTACTTGTTACTAGCGCTAGCGAGTATATTATTACTAACTGGCTCATACTTAATGATGAGAAACCTATTTTCACTAATAACTAGTATATTCTATACACTaattattactaattactaatattaACATAATACTACATGTCTAACTAGTAAATTACTAACATTATTAACATAATGCAACTAATAACTAGTATAATAACACCAATACAATTAACAAGCATATTACTGACAATACTATTAAAATCATATGTTATTGTTAACATATTACTGGGACAAATTAATGAGTATATTACTACCATTATTAGCATACTACTAATAACTTGTATATTCTTAATACTATTAATGAGGATAGTATTACTAATGTTATCTAAGAAGACATGAAATGCCTTAATACTACGAATAATATTAACTAGTATTATTActaacattattaacattactCCTATTCATGATATATAGGAAGTAATATAATTAGTATAGTAATATAAATGTTCTTAGGCAGGCAGAGGGGTACAGCTGTGCCCCAGTAAAAGTAGTCCTCTAGAAACACCCCTGCTTTTAAGTCCAGCTTCTAATGCTTACACCCCAACCCTCTGTCCGAGGAACGTGTGGATCACTGATCATCAGTTCTGCTGTTCATTTCCGTTCGGAGCAAGACGCCTTTTTGAGCAACGTGAGCTCATATCTGATTTTGCAGAAACATAAACAGcagcctttctttgttttttttaagtcagtGGTTTAAAATGCAGAAGAACCCCAAAAGAAGCGAGTGTGAGCGAGTGTCCCACGGTTTGCTTTTCCAGCCCAGCTGGAGGCCTCTTCCTTTTTGTGGCTGAAACTCTGAGAAGTTGCTTCTAAACAAAGCTGTAATCGGATTTAGCTCGATCTCCAGCTCGTCCTCGTGTGACCTTTTGAGAGGGGAAAGTGTCATCCTTCAGCTCTTCCACTGTCTAGACACCACCCCCCATCTTCATCTGTCCTCTAACCTTTTCGCTTATTGATTTTGCAGGCCGGTTTCTTGAACAggtttttcacatttgtttggGACGGACCTGCTCACGGTCTTATTGCATTAGTCTGGTTTCCGTGTCTCTGGAAAATCCAGCACCAGCGGTTCACAGAGGAGTCAGTGCCGTCTGTGTCGCTCTTTGGCCGTCGCAGCAAGCGCTCGTCCTTGTTACTTGTGGGTGTCCTTGTCCATTGCTGCTTTTTGAAGTGGTGGCCAACGAGTTCAGGCGAGGGAGGGTTTCctccacatctctctctctctctctctctctctctggctgtttaCAGCAAGGCAGGGTTAAAGGCACAACCGCCGCTGCCTCGCCAGCCTTTAAACAGCCTTGAAGTGGGAACTGCTTTCCCCACCTCTGGAGCGCTGTTGGCCTTGGTTAAATAAAAAAGTTGTGGATTTACTGGATACCATATAAACTATTAAAGAGTAGCattcactcagtcagtcagattcatacataaaaaacaactttaacgtggttgtgatgtcacagccatGAGCACGCCACCTTAAAGTGAGGAAGGAATATCGCTGAAGAGTaaaagtgtaaagtgtaaaagtactggtttcagcacgacttcaagtagaaaagtataagtaatggaaggaaaacatcacacctgcacacgtcccgtcactctccagcagctcacagcagacgtctgtagtctagtatgaagactgtgtccgtggcagagactcaagagagctgcagtgaaacgtcccgactgagccccacatttacactccaataaagcttattgatcacacgcctctgaagtctgactttctgcagctttacagaacttctagacaacgactcctcatattttcctccatgaagctcatgttgatgctcagtagagcacagagacgctcctttaatagagctgatattactgaaatgcttcattttcaatgggcagatctgcagctgaaacaggagcctagtgcagcccaacatttttaacatcaacattttaatagatcattctcctcattatgacttttagagaaatggggttttggggaggggggggggggtagtgcactatagacccctgtggcgcggcctgagctttcagcctttgttttccttccattacttttacttttctacttgaagtcgttctgaaaccagtacttttacacttttactctTCAGCGATATTCCTTCCTCACTTCAGTGTGGCGTGCTCatggctgtgacatcacaaccacgTTTAAGTTGTTTTCACGTACCCTTTAAAAGTGTATATGGTATCCAGTAAATCCAGCCTGTTAGCCAGCCGGATGGCATCATGTTATGCTGTAATGGGAGGCCACAATGCGACTTTAGGGAATAATTTAGTGAAATGTGAATTCAGGCCTTTTAAAAAGAGTGTGATGTTTAATTTcccagagatgtgtgtgtgtgtgtgtgtgcgctgcacTGCTGGGTCTGATACCTTGAGCGTAGCAATGATTTGCAGCTTTCTCTCCTCAGGCAGCCTCATGTTGTGTTCCTGTTTACTCACTTCCTCCGTTCGCCTTCTCAGCCCTTTCTTTCCGTTTGATCCGTGCCGCCTCGGCAGACGCCGAGGTTTGTGGAAATGTCCCCAGGTCAACTAACGTCCCTGTTATTTCTCAGAGCTTCTTTGTAAAGCTTAGTGTTTTGGGACAGTTCCACTGGAGCCAGATGGAGGCAGTTAGACATGCTTTGTGCATAATGCCTGTTTTTCAGCAGGTTAGGAGATTAGTATTTGCAGTTGCTCACTTgcacttgctctctctttctcttacttggTAATAACGGAGCACTGAGTGATCGCCTGAGAGGGACAATGAACGATGGGGGACGATGTCCCGCACCAGGAGACACAGGTAATTTGGTTCAATTAAGTCTCAGTGAAGCCAGATTAGGTTTTAAATGGGCCTGTATTGTCAAACGGACCAGAAAGCGCCGTCTTAGGCCGTACTATACCGTACCCGGAGTCACTCTCATCGCTCCCTTCTCACTGCGTGTACAAAATGTGCATTCTTCTGCACTCCCCCCCCCCAAGCCTACCCACACCCTTGTGTTTTTTGCCTTGAGAAAGTGCTGACCTTAACCGCTGGGCTAACACGAGCTATGTATATGTCTGTTCCACGCTGCTGGCCTGCCGCCCCCTTTTCCACCAACACTGCACTCTTTGATTCACTGAATCCAAACTTTTATCTCATGCCCTTCATGCGTGGGATCGGCCCAGGGCAGAGGTGGGTCACAATTAGGAACTTAtccttgcatttttttttttttcaagtatGTTGGTGAGGAAGGGTATCTACTGTTCCCTCAGTTTGACATTAAAGCAGCCATATGCAACATTTCTATCTATAAAGTAGCAGCTTTAacatcatgttgatgctccactgacctgtaatgggGAGAGTAGCACTCCCCATGCTGCCTGCATGTAAATCTAGGAAAACGAACTGTAAATCCCTGTGCTATTagtctaccgcctcagcccacatgcttctttaccttccaGTGCTGGTTTAGAAATTCACATAAAAAGGGTGTCCTTTTAGAGAGGCCTTTGATCTccgatccggtgtcgaccagaagAGGGTGCCACTGTTCCTTGCTGCCTTTTGGCTTGCTTCGACCCTccgacctggatctctgtaaagctgctttgtgaaaacatctatataaataaagtacaCAATCGGACTTAAGTGTCATGCTGTATCTTTGAGGGGAACAGTCATGCTGCTTGTACCTGTACTTTACCTAGACCGTTTTCTTGCTGTTGACCGAGAACAGACAGAACTCAGCACGTCTCCAGAACGCTCCACGCTCCAAATACTACCCTAAATAAAACCCTGAACACTAACCTACCCTCCTCAGTCTTGAAcaggagatgctaagctaacattgctaacaaacactggacttagaccgCCACCAATCTCATCTCAACCTGGATCTGCATTTATTTTGTGCAGAACGTACCGTATATGTAttacagtatatgtccaaatgtttgtggacaccccttctaatgaatgcttttagctacttgcaccctttgctgctgacacagatgtgcaaatgcacacacacacacacacacacacacacagcttgtttggtccctatagagaagaagtactgccaatagaataaggaCTCAACATGGACCTTTCGGCACCATGCTACCGGGCTAGAGAGGTGTAAagcctctggaatgatggatggtggagcttcatccaatacttttgggatgagttagggagttggggatgatgaggtcccaACATCCTCAACCCTaaaatcctaacagcaatgttagctcctccaaaatctagcagaatgTAGCCTTCCCTGGAACTGtagtctctggaatgatggatggtgctccatccggtGCTTGATTGAATGATcctgtgtcccaatacatttgtccttAGATGTTTAAACCCTTGTCTATCAGTTTTTTTGTTCATACATGTTCCATAATTTTAAAACAACTAAATGCATAATATtatgcaaatatgcaaatgGTGACAGtctttgttagcaacattagcttagcgtctcaggtttggctgatcgactgcagcTGAGGTAAACGCTAAATGATGTTAATTGGACTTTTGGCCAGACTATTCCTTTAAGTTTTACAGTTCTCTAGCCTGACTGTCTTGCCCTATGTGGTTCTGCACTACATCCAAACAAGGCGCTACAGTACTTACAGCAATTCACATAGCCCACCAACAAGAACCAGAGCCACATCTGGATTCACCCACAGCCTGTAAAAAAGGCTCAATAACAAGAACCAGAGTCACAGCTGGATTCACCCACAGCCTATAAAACAGAGTTACAGGGTGCTGTTCCAGTTGTATCTGCAGGTGGCGCCAGTTCCTCGCACACAGTGCACATGGGAAGTCAATGGCAGGTGTCGGTCCCCAAGCCTCCCCTTTCAAGATGGGACCGACGGTTACCCCATTTCTCACAGTTCTCACACCCAACCGGAGAATCGCCTCTCAGTGTGGAAGTCGGCAT is a window from the Salminus brasiliensis chromosome 13, fSalBra1.hap2, whole genome shotgun sequence genome containing:
- the snrpa gene encoding U1 small nuclear ribonucleoprotein A gives rise to the protein MAAQELRLNHTIYINNLNEKIKKDELKKSLYAIFSQFGQILDILVSRTLKMKGQAFVIFKEVNSASNALRSMQGFPFYDKPMRIQYAKQDSDIIAKMKGTYVERDRKKEKKKPKSTESAASKKGVPAAAPGMAGVPAAMPGMPPMSQAPRMMPMPGQPPYMPPPGMMPPPGMGQMPPGAMPPGQMMPGQMPGQMPQQVSENPPNHILFLTNLPEETNELMLSMLFNQFPGFKEVRLVPGRHDIAFVEFDNEVQAGAAREALQGFKITQTNAMKISFAKK